From a region of the Pedosphaera parvula Ellin514 genome:
- a CDS encoding HEAT repeat domain-containing protein, with translation MAWAKLKTAVIVGTAILLAAGTTTLVVDWIKHPELTYQGKSIGYWLDQLHSGNAQAQFQAHLSLLEIGEPAVPYLLRDFTTKDTSSRQLYRKWYPKMPSSLMKRLPPPVNIRRFRIDASGVLREMGPAADPAVPEYIKALKDPDRAIRETAGFALEFIMPDDEETIVALVEALKKEPDLEMVRMGLHSIIFERDKRTASAVPGLTEILENELQKGLLDYETVRKIITWLQHLEAKAQPAVPVLKEVVHAQNSTFRFAALEALVKIDKQSVSADEIVQILSRGLKDSNPSMRNQSLRECTWAQKEFPKGAETLKPLIEELTHDQNKGVDETAAMVLCNFPPVSDDVVASLKELLQSRDTNTRISVATALGKLNRHTEEAISTLTAMARETANTNMRTRISAAMALWKLNGNADEALALALPGLHDKDIYGTRQTAFVTLGELGPAATPAIPELTNLLNTGEGNDPLHAADALWKINHEVKATLPVVIKSLGDRFSWSKSTAVRLISEMGMEAKSAVPALQRMIEDSRTSITVHDQAIAALEKLDPEALARTMEKLEKKKQKEGRLR, from the coding sequence ATGGCATGGGCAAAATTAAAAACCGCCGTCATTGTGGGCACGGCGATACTGCTGGCTGCCGGAACAACAACTCTGGTCGTGGATTGGATCAAGCACCCTGAGCTGACATATCAGGGAAAAAGCATTGGTTACTGGCTGGACCAGTTACATTCTGGGAATGCTCAGGCACAATTTCAGGCACACCTTTCCCTTCTGGAAATCGGGGAACCGGCCGTTCCTTATCTGTTGAGGGATTTCACCACCAAAGATACGAGTTCGAGGCAGCTTTATAGGAAATGGTATCCCAAGATGCCGTCGTCCCTGATGAAGCGTCTGCCACCACCAGTGAATATTCGGCGATTCCGTATCGATGCATCCGGGGTGTTGAGAGAAATGGGCCCAGCGGCAGATCCGGCAGTGCCTGAATACATCAAAGCGCTCAAAGACCCCGATCGGGCAATCCGAGAGACGGCAGGTTTTGCGTTGGAATTTATCATGCCGGATGATGAAGAGACCATTGTTGCTTTGGTTGAAGCGCTCAAAAAAGAGCCCGACCTCGAAATGGTGAGAATGGGACTTCATAGCATTATCTTTGAGCGCGACAAGCGCACAGCATCGGCAGTACCGGGACTGACGGAGATTTTAGAAAACGAACTTCAGAAAGGATTGCTGGATTATGAGACCGTGCGAAAGATTATAACCTGGCTCCAACATCTGGAAGCAAAAGCACAGCCAGCAGTTCCAGTTCTGAAGGAAGTGGTTCATGCGCAAAACAGCACTTTCCGGTTTGCCGCGCTGGAAGCCTTGGTAAAAATTGACAAACAATCAGTAAGCGCTGACGAGATTGTCCAGATTCTCTCCAGAGGGCTGAAGGATTCCAATCCCAGCATGCGTAACCAGTCCCTCAGAGAATGCACATGGGCCCAGAAGGAATTTCCAAAAGGAGCAGAAACGCTGAAACCGCTCATCGAGGAATTGACTCATGATCAAAACAAAGGTGTCGATGAAACGGCTGCGATGGTTTTGTGCAATTTCCCCCCGGTGAGCGATGATGTGGTGGCATCACTAAAGGAGTTGCTTCAATCCCGCGATACCAACACCCGCATCAGCGTGGCAACGGCACTCGGCAAACTGAATCGTCATACTGAAGAAGCCATTTCAACACTTACCGCCATGGCACGCGAGACAGCAAATACCAACATGAGAACCCGAATTTCGGCTGCAATGGCGCTATGGAAGCTGAACGGTAATGCGGATGAGGCCCTTGCACTGGCCCTGCCGGGGTTGCACGACAAGGATATCTATGGCACTCGCCAAACTGCCTTCGTCACGCTCGGCGAACTGGGACCTGCCGCCACACCTGCAATTCCCGAACTCACCAATCTCCTGAACACAGGAGAAGGTAATGACCCACTCCACGCAGCGGATGCCTTGTGGAAAATCAATCATGAGGTGAAGGCTACTTTGCCTGTTGTTATAAAATCATTGGGTGACCGGTTCAGCTGGAGTAAGTCAACCGCGGTTCGGCTTATCTCAGAAATGGGGATGGAAGCCAAATCGGCGGTGCCTGCGTTGCAACGAATGATAGAAGATTCGCGAACGAGCATCACTGTGCATGATCAGGCGATTGCTGCGCTGGAGAAACTGGATCCCGAAGCTTTGGCTCGCACCATGGAGAAATTGGAGAAGAAAAAACAGAAAGAAGGAAGGCTACGTTAA
- a CDS encoding GNAT family N-acetyltransferase codes for MTIREMIITDYDSVMALLSSSTGVRLREADSREATARYLERNPSLSFVALVDGQLVGCVMCGHDGRRGYLQHLTVSRSYHQRGIGTALVERCLTELARLGIVKTHIDVLVENDSAIAYWSRRGWQKRDDIFRFSYLKSGNANA; via the coding sequence ATGACGATCCGTGAAATGATCATAACCGACTACGATTCAGTAATGGCATTGCTTTCCAGTTCAACCGGAGTTCGGCTGCGAGAAGCAGATTCCCGCGAGGCCACGGCACGTTACCTGGAGCGTAATCCCAGTCTGAGTTTCGTGGCACTTGTCGATGGACAACTGGTTGGATGCGTGATGTGCGGGCACGATGGGCGACGTGGTTATTTGCAGCACCTGACTGTTTCACGATCTTACCATCAGCGTGGCATCGGGACGGCTTTGGTTGAACGATGCCTGACAGAGCTGGCCCGTCTTGGGATTGTGAAGACGCATATCGATGTGCTGGTTGAGAATGACTCTGCCATTGCCTATTGGAGTCGCCGAGGCTGGCAGAAAAGGGATGACATCTTCAGGTTTTCGTATTTGAAATCCGGGAACGCGAACGCCTGA
- a CDS encoding NAD-dependent epimerase/dehydratase family protein yields the protein MKLLILGGTKFLGRHLTQIALARGHAVTLFNRGQSNPGLFSGVEELRGDREGNLESLKGRRWDAVIDTSGYVSAKVRATAELLASAVEHYTFISSVSVYADFSVSGLDETASVATLPPGAVEEESNMETYGARKALCEHAAEESMPGRVLKIRPGVIVGPYDPTDRFTYWVRRIANSGETLAPENPEKPMQLIDARDLADWTIRMVEKREVGLFNATGPQQPLTFGSMLEACKTASDNTSQLCWIAPQFLLDKGVAPWSDLPLWIPEADKEYAGFFQVNSNRAFNSDLVCRPLVDTARDILVWDRDRDVASESIKSVTTRKVGLTPEREQELLCTWKTKK from the coding sequence ATGAAACTCTTAATCCTCGGAGGAACTAAATTCCTAGGTCGGCACCTAACGCAGATTGCACTGGCACGCGGACACGCAGTTACGTTGTTCAACCGAGGGCAATCGAATCCGGGATTATTTTCCGGAGTTGAGGAACTTCGTGGTGATCGTGAGGGAAATTTGGAGTCGCTAAAAGGTCGACGATGGGACGCGGTAATCGATACATCCGGATATGTTTCCGCCAAAGTGCGTGCGACAGCCGAATTGCTCGCGTCGGCAGTCGAACATTACACCTTTATCTCAAGCGTGTCCGTGTATGCTGATTTCAGCGTGTCCGGGCTCGATGAGACAGCTTCAGTGGCAACGTTGCCACCGGGAGCGGTTGAGGAGGAAAGCAACATGGAAACCTACGGTGCCCGCAAGGCATTGTGTGAACATGCTGCTGAAGAGAGTATGCCGGGACGAGTCTTGAAGATAAGGCCGGGAGTGATTGTTGGACCTTACGATCCGACGGACCGTTTTACCTACTGGGTGCGCCGCATCGCGAATAGTGGCGAAACGCTGGCCCCAGAGAATCCTGAAAAACCAATGCAGTTGATTGACGCGCGAGACCTGGCTGACTGGACAATCCGGATGGTGGAAAAAAGAGAGGTCGGTCTGTTTAATGCTACAGGACCTCAACAGCCTCTGACTTTCGGAAGCATGCTTGAAGCGTGTAAGACCGCCAGTGACAACACCTCCCAACTTTGCTGGATAGCCCCTCAATTCCTGTTGGACAAAGGTGTTGCACCCTGGAGTGATCTGCCGCTTTGGATTCCAGAGGCAGACAAGGAATATGCAGGCTTTTTCCAAGTCAATTCCAACCGGGCGTTTAACTCCGACCTTGTTTGCCGTCCATTGGTTGACACGGCGCGTGACATCCTAGTTTGGGACCGTGATCGCGATGTGGCAAGCGAATCAATTAAGAGTGTGACGACAAGGAAAGTTGGTCTGACACCTGAGCGCGAGCAGGAGTTGCTATGCACATGGAAAACCAAGAAATAA
- a CDS encoding cupin domain-containing protein, translated as MENQEIISIQTAEHYTWGDRCDGWHLLRSAELSVIQEQMPPQTSEVAHFHGRSRQLFYVLSGTLSISVEGKVHSLNPEQGLEIAPQVTHRVYNDTDSNVRFMVISSPPSHGDRVVAGN; from the coding sequence ATGGAAAACCAAGAAATAATCTCGATACAAACAGCAGAGCATTACACCTGGGGAGATCGGTGCGACGGCTGGCATCTACTGAGAAGCGCTGAGCTGAGCGTCATTCAGGAGCAGATGCCGCCTCAGACTTCCGAGGTGGCGCATTTTCATGGCAGATCGCGTCAACTTTTCTATGTCCTCTCCGGCACGCTCTCGATTTCCGTTGAGGGAAAAGTGCACAGTCTGAATCCTGAACAAGGACTCGAGATTGCCCCTCAAGTCACGCATCGGGTTTACAACGACACGGACTCGAATGTTCGCTTTATGGTTATTTCCAGCCCTCCTTCTCACGGAGACAGGGTTGTGGCCGGCAATTAG